In the Aythya fuligula isolate bAytFul2 chromosome 8, bAytFul2.pri, whole genome shotgun sequence genome, one interval contains:
- the HYI gene encoding putative hydroxypyruvate isomerase: MSLRFSANVSWLFTELPGLPARLEAASRCGFAAAELGWPEGCPAPALRRAAQRAGLRLVLLNAPPGDRERGELGLGAVPGRQDAFRQGLAAAVQYGREVGCSRIHLMAGRVPQGADRAAVAGEMEATFIENLRYAADLLAQEDMVGLVEPINSRITDPRYFLNTPQQAVGILEKVGRPNLKLQLDIFHCQIMDGNLSRNLETYLPLIGHIQIAQVPGRHEPDSPGELNFPYIFELLESLGYNGYVGCEYTPKGDTVEGLGWLRSYWESRGLQPGGTSKATE, translated from the exons atgTCGCTGCGCTTCTCGGCCAACGTCTCGTGGCTGTTCACGGAGCTGCCGGGGCTCCCGGCCCGCCTGGAGGCCGCGTCCCGCTGCGGCTTCGCGGCGGCGGAGCTGGGCTGGCCCGAGGGGTGCCCGGCCCCCGCCCTGCGCCGCGCCGCTCAGCGGGCGGGGCTGCGCCTCGTGCTGCTCAACGCCCCCCCCG GGGACCGGGAGCGGGgcgagctggggctgggcgcCGTGCCCGGCCGGCAGGACGCCTTCCGCCAGGGGCTGGCCGCCGCCGTGCAGTACGGCAGGGAGGTGGGCTGCAGCAG GATCCACCTGATGGCCGGGCGGGTGCCTCAGGGTGCCGACCGCGCAGCAGTGGCAGGGGAGATGGAGGCCACCTTCATCGAGAACCTCAGATACGCCGCTGACCTCCTGGCACAG GAGGACATGGTGGGGCTGGTGGAGCCTATTAACAGCCGTATCACCGACCCTCGCTACTTCCTCAACACCCCGCAGCAAG CTGTTGGCATCCTGGAGAAGGTGGGACGGCCCAACCTGAAGCTGCAGCTG GACATCTTTCACTGCCAAATCATGGATGGGAACTTGTCCCGCAACCTGGAGACGTACCTCCCGCTCATCG GTCATATCCAGATAGCACAGGTGCCAGGGCGGCACGAGCCTGACAGCCCCGGGGAGCTGAATTTCCCCTACATCTTTGAGCTCCTGGAGTCCCTCGGGTACAATGGCTATGTGGGGTGTGAGTACACTCCAAAAG GAGACACGGTGGaagggctgggctggctgcgCTCATACTGGGAGAGCCGCGGTTTGCAGCCTGGTGGGACCAGCAAGGCAACGGAGTAA